Within the Nitrospira sp. genome, the region ACGCACGGAAGGGAATGGGGTGCGGCGCCGGCCGCACGCCGAGGTGTCGCAGGAGCCGTGGCACGTGCGTCGTGTCCGACCAGAGCGACTCATCGTGGGCGAAGATGCCCAGCCGATTGGCAATGGCCTTCGCGCGCGAATACGTCAGCCCCGTGATCGCCGCGACGCTCGCGATACCGCATCCCGTCGGCTCCAACTGGATCACCGGTTTCACGACAGTCGTTCACCCCTACGCGGTAGGCCCGGTTGCGCACTTCTCTACTCCATTTGACGACCGGGATCAATCGCGACTCGCTCGATGCCCCCTCGCACGACTTGGCCGCGCTCGGGTATGCTTGTGTCCTCCGGAGAGATCCATGGCGGCGACACGACGATTTCGCACGAAGAACGCGGCTCGCAAGGCGATCTGGGACCGGCTGCAAGCCCGCCACGTGGCGCGGTTTCCTTTTCCACCCCATGGACGAATTCCAAACTTCACGGGAGCGGAAGAAGCCGCTCGGCGGCTGTTCGAGCTGGCGCCGTGGAAGAATGCCCGCCGCCTGAAGATCAATCCGGACGCGCCGCAACGTCCGGTCCGCGCCGAAGCGCTCAACCGTGGGATCAGCGTGTACATCCCGACTCCACGGCTGCGTGGCGGATTCATGCTCCTGGATCCAGCCGCGATCCCTCCCCATAAAATCTCGGAGGCCTCCGGACTGACGACCGGCGCGAAATGGGCCACACCGGTTGCGCTGAGGGCCATGCCACGCATGGATGCGATCGTGTGCGGATCGGTAGTGGTGACGAGGAGCGGACGTCGTTGCGGAAAGGGAGAGGGCAGCGATCTCGAATATGCGATCCTGCGCGAGCTGGGTCATCCCCCCGTACCGGTGGCGACGACCGTGCACGATACGCAAATCGTCGACTTTGTCCCTCGGGACCGAACGGACCAGCCGCTGTCGGTGATCGTCACGCCGACGCGCACCATTCGCGTTCGACGGCCGCCCCCTCCCCCCGCCGGCCTGGACTGGCAGCGGCTTGATGAGGCCGACTTCGAGGCGATGCCGATCTTACTGGAGCTCCGACGTCTGGCACGACATGCGTCGCGACGCCGTTCCGTCAGACGTCGCACCTAACCATGAACACTGTGCGACTCCGGCTTCCTAATCGGAGACCAGCCCTCCCACACACAAAAAAGCCGGGAGGCGGAATTGCGCCTCCCGGCTCCTCTGTTGGCCTGAGCCAGTTACGGATGGAGGTATATGTCGTGCTCCAAGACACGAGGCGTGCTTGGAACTGCCTCCACATTTTGAGCCTCCGTCACCTCCGGAATCGTCACGTTCTCAGAGGCCATCTTCACACCCTGTGACGTGGCTTGGCCGTGATTCATCTCAAAATGAGCGTTCTCATCCACAACATGGTCCACCCCCCTATCGCGGCTGAACATGGATTCTCCGAGATGCGTGCAGCCGCCCATTGCCAATCCGAACAGAAAAATGGTCCCGAGGGTGAGTCTTTTGGTCACTGGTGTCGTCATGGTCCGTCCCTCCTCGTCAGTGAACCTCTAGCAAGTGTGGTTTCGTGCCCTCTCACGTCACTGCCCTAAAGCGCCGCGCCATCGGACCTGGTTGTACATCCGGTTTTTCTCGATACCTTGGTCCCCTGTCACTTTCATTTCCTTCCCTGAATCGCTCCGTCTGTACCCTGTGTCCGACCTCTCGATTTCACGCTAATACGCGTTCACTCTATGGACAAATAGATAATTTGGCGGCGATACTTCGGTTAAACCGATAGAAATGTAGCTGGCGGGATGGTTTACGCCGT harbors:
- a CDS encoding 5-formyltetrahydrofolate cyclo-ligase, encoding MAATRRFRTKNAARKAIWDRLQARHVARFPFPPHGRIPNFTGAEEAARRLFELAPWKNARRLKINPDAPQRPVRAEALNRGISVYIPTPRLRGGFMLLDPAAIPPHKISEASGLTTGAKWATPVALRAMPRMDAIVCGSVVVTRSGRRCGKGEGSDLEYAILRELGHPPVPVATTVHDTQIVDFVPRDRTDQPLSVIVTPTRTIRVRRPPPPPAGLDWQRLDEADFEAMPILLELRRLARHASRRRSVRRRT